From the Helianthus annuus cultivar XRQ/B chromosome 17, HanXRQr2.0-SUNRISE, whole genome shotgun sequence genome, the window TCAATTGCAGCAGTAAATTCTCTCCCAAATGTAAGACTTGTGATGGATACATCATCCAGGGCAATGTTGAAATTTGCGGCTCTCTCTGTCAGTATTCTCCGTATTTCCCTACTAACAGCCTACACAACACGTTTTTACATAAATGCCGTCACTTGTAAAAGAAAAATATCTTCAACTTGGCCCAATAGTGCTCACAATATCAATTATCAAGTTATAAGAAAAAATCTCCTAATACTAATCCTtgaaaaaatatagaaaaatatTTAGACATTATAAGATAGGTTGGGTGAAGGGGTTAGTTGTTAGTTGAAGTACCTTTAATATAAAATACTTTACATAAACTGAGATTAGAattaattacaaaaatatattttacaaaaaaatgtaACGATCAAACAAAACTAGGTTACTTAGTCAAGATATAACATGCGGTATGTGGCATACCTCTCTCTGAGTAATAAGCTGACTAGCATTATATTGCGCAACCACAGCTTTCAGTGTTTCATGAATAATTGATGGCAGGACTCTCTCGTTGTAATTTTCACCAAGCGTTCGATAAACAGCGGGTAGTTCATCAGCAACAGGACGAGTAAGCACTCGAAGACCTATTTTCACCTGATTCATTCAATTCAACTAATATttagacacacacacacacatatatatatatatagaaaaagtatatcgtatattacggcttaacgtacttaacgtacaacaacgtgcatgatttgttctataacatgcgtgattattgtgtctcaacatgcgtgattattgtgtttcaacatgcgtgattttggatttttgagttataacgtgcgtgattttagaatgaacgtgcgtaattacttgtcgtacgtgatgtacgttaagccgtaatgtacgttaaccttcctcatatatatatatatataaagttctCACTGATAGATACATAGTAATAAGAGTTACAGAGTGATACCATTTGTAGATCACGGCTTCCAGAAGTGCTTTCTACAAGATGGGGTCGCGCACGAACATCATAGATGACTGGCCTTTCAAACCAAGGAATCATGATGTGTGTACCTtctgggtaaacctatttattaAACAAGTAAGCTTTTAGTACAATAATACTACTAAAGTTTTGTATATTTTTTGTATTTGCATCCATAAAAGCATTTTTGATGTGATGAAAACTCACAAATGGCATGCAACAAAGTAGAAATGTATTTTTATCGAGATGTGAAGCCACCTCTTTCATATGTTCGCAATGTATTAGCATCACAAGAATGATATTTGTTTGCAAGTTACATAAACACAAATTACTGCTACACTaacttaaaataatattaaaataaagattaaagttatttaaAAAAGGACACTCGATACGAAAGACAGTGATACATCTTCAAGGAAAAAACTTTATCAAAAATCAAAACCAGGGCCGCACTTAAGAAGCTAAAAAACCGCTAAGACTCGCAAGATGCTGAAACAGTGTTGAGATGCTTGAATGAACCAGGTTAACTAAAATCGATACATACGAGGCCTAAAGTCCATAGAAAACATCCTTACAATCTTGATGGATAATAAAAAAAAGCATAAACGCCTAAAATGTAACCAGATATCCTTGCATGCTGGAAATAAACCATTTATACAACTGTGCAGTAGTTTTTACTAATTACCATAAGCCTCTAACATAGTAAACGACATAACAGTAAGCATGGATTACTTGAAAAGTCTAATAAGTAATAAAACCCTATAAACCATTTAATAAGAAAAAATATTCACAAACATCTCATGATTAATCATTCCTTTACATATTCACTTAAAAAGAGATAGCAATATCAAATATGGAGATAAAATTTTGAACAAAAACAAAGATAGAACTGGTCATCTTAAATCCAAGTAGCCTTCTATTCCTTctaccatagttattaaaggggctaggcgcactcaaggcgcataggcctcgccttgggcctaggcgcaaagcgcaaaaaaagcgagggcctgagaaaaataaagcgcataatcaaaaaaataaaaaaatattttatgtatacgaaaaagaatactattcttcaaataaaataaacaaaatctattatataacactttatatcatctatttagtaccaaaagtcataaaatattagtgtattagtgtagaaaaATAGTTTTCCCTAGATAATAGTAGAAATCTGGTGAGAATCTTGTCGGAATGTtgagaatttggccggaaactctcctgaatctaggaatctcgccggaatgtgtgcctgaaccatcacctggagaattaaagcgcaattttCTCGACTTAAAGCGCAGCTGCCTCAcctcgcctgaaaaatgggcctaggcgcaagaggcgatggcttttaacaactatgccTTCTACAACTAAACTAGAAGTAGTCACCATTTGACATTTGTAAACATGATAGTCAATTTAGCATATGTATCAACATAGAAACATGAATGACAGAATAAAGCTTTGTGACATTTAAAGATTACCTGCTGATAATTACTTGTTAAATGATACACATACATAGCCAAATCTAAAATGAAAGGTTGAAGAAACTCGATGAGAACAAAAGACAAAACGAACCTTATCTTTGACACCAACTATACGGTTGAACACAATAGCACGATGTCCTCCTTCAACGTTGTACAAACTGTTACCAGCAGCATACAATCCAAGACCAAGAACAGCTCCAAGCTTTATCAATGCGGAAGCTCCACGGGCATCAGGCATCTTGGGTACCTTCACATTGTTTAGATTCATCTTCCCTGCCATTATAATCCAAGATATATCATCATATCAGTTCATGCTAAAATGATATTAAGAAGTCAGTATTTTTGAAAATACCAAAGGCTGTTTAAAAAATCTGTTTAaaaaatatcatatttttgaaaaaaaaaatctgtttaaaaactaccatatttttgaaaaaaaaaatctgtttaaaaataCCAAAGGCTGTG encodes:
- the LOC110926414 gene encoding prohibitin-1, mitochondrial: MNLNNVKVPKMPDARGASALIKLGAVLGLGLYAAGNSLYNVEGGHRAIVFNRIVGVKDKVYPEGTHIMIPWFERPVIYDVRARPHLVESTSGSRDLQMVKIGLRVLTRPVADELPAVYRTLGENYNERVLPSIIHETLKAVVAQYNASQLITQREAVSREIRRILTERAANFNIALDDVSITSLTFGREFTAAIEAKQVAAQEAERAKFVVEKAEQDKRSAIIRAQGEAKSAQLIGQAIANNPAFITLRKIEAAREIAATMASSSNKVLLNADNLLLNLQEMSLEKK